The Deltaproteobacteria bacterium sequence TTGTCTCACCCGGGGGCTCCCCCGGTCATTTCCCGGGCATCCCCACTCCGATTACACGTCTTCCGGCCTCCCTTCCAGAGACCGAAAAACCGTTTTTCTTCTCTTCCGTTCACATTATTCCCAGTCATTGAGAAGATCAAGAATCCGCTCCTGCTCTTGCGCCGTGAGACCGGGGTGCAGGGGGATGCTGAAAATCCGGGAAGCATAGTCGTCACTGACGGGGAAATCCCCCTCGCGGTATTGCAGGTCGGCAAAATCATCGTGCAGATACAGGGGCCTGTCGTAGTAGATACCCGTCGTAAACCCTGCTCTTTCCAGCTTTTTGAGCATGACGGACCTTTCCTCGTCCGACTCGGTGAGGAGCGAATAGCGCGACCAAACGGGAAGCACATTCCTCGGAACATACGGTGTTACAAGTAGAGGATTGTCGTCCAGATATTTCGTATAAAGGCGTGCCAGCTCACGACGCAGACGGATTTCCTCCGGCAGGGCATCAAAGCGCGTGAGGATCGACAACGCCTGGGGGGCCGCCATATGGTTTACACGCCCGACCGTGGCATGCGGCATCCCAGTCTCCTTCGGCAATCGCATCCATTCGGCCAGGTGCTCTTGATCCGTCAGGCACAGCCCGCCCGTTTCCGGCAGCGTCCCGTCCAAGAAGGAAACAAAAGCCATATCGGAAAGAGAACCGGCATACCGGCCCTTGTATTGGGCGCCAAAAGCCTCGGAAGCGTCCTCGATCACGAAGAGGCCGTGCTCTCCGGCGGTGGCATTAATCGCGTCATAGTCGGCGGGAAGCCCGAAAAGATCGGGGGAGATGATGCCCTTCAGCTCAAGTCTGCCGCCCGCAGCCTCAGTCGGCAGGGGATAAATGGAGGCGTCTTTTTTGATTAACGCGTCGATGGCTTGCGCCAATTGTTCCGGGTCGAGGTTGAAGGTCGCTGGATCGATATCGACGAATATCGGCGTCGCGCCCAGGAGACGGATAGCGGACACGGCGGTGGTACCATGAAACGGTGTCGTGAATATGGCGTCCCTCGGCCCCACACCACGGCTCACAAGAGCCAGGGTCAGGGCATCGGCGCCGGAAGCACAGGCAACGGCATGTTTCACGCCGCAATACTGAGCAAACCTGGTTTCCAGTTCCCTTACTTCGGGTCCGCCTTGAAGCGGATCATGGCCAGATGCCTCAACAAACGTTTTGTTTCCCCCTTTGCTCTGTTCCATATCGACTCCCCTCATAAAAATGTATCTGCACGTTTGTGTTGCCAAAACATATCCATGCCCCTTCAGCAGAAGAGGCGGCCAAGAAAATAAGCTAAGGGATTTTGGAAGCCGCGTCGAAGGTATTGCGGAGCAACATGGCGATGGTCATGGGACCGACACCACCGGGTACGGGCGTGATGAACGAGCTGTGGTCCGACACTTCTTCAAAGGCCACATCCCCGACCAGACGACCGTCATCGAGACGGTTGATGCCCACATCGACGACCACCGCCCCCTGCCGAACCATGTCTCCCCGGATCATCCCCGCCTTTCCGGCGGCGGCAATCAGGATTTCCGCCCGGCGGGTCACATCCGCAAGATTATTTGTTTTCGTGTGACAGGCGGTCACTGTGGCATGGCGGGCCAACAGCATCAGAAACAGGGGCTTTCCAACGATGTTGCTCCGTCCGACGATCACGGCCTCTTTTCCCTCGATCGCTATTCCGGAGTGGTCCAGAAGGGATACAATGCCTTTGGGCGTACAGGCCATGTGGCAGGGTTGGCCGATCAGTAAACGCCCGATATTGACCGGATGAAACCCGTCCACATCCTTTGCCGGATCAATCGCCTCGATGACCCGGGCTGGATTGATTTGAACCGGCAGGGGGAGTTGGACCAGAATGCCGTGTATGACGGTATCACGGTTTAAGTCTCCAACCAGGGACAAAAGGGTGCCTTCATCTGTATCCGCGGGAAGGACGTATTCCCTGGAATAAAAACCCACCTCACGACAGGCCTTTTCTTTCCGCCTCACGTATATTTTCGACGCCGGGTCGTCCCCAACCAGGATGACCGCCAGGCCCGGAACGATGCCCGTGTCCTGTTTCAGTCGCTCCGTCTTCATCCTGATCTCGCCGCGTATTTCCCCGGAGATTTTGTTGCCGTCAATGATGTTCGCCATGGAAACCCTCCCTGTCCTGTAAACGCTCCGCCATCTCCGAACGCGATGGACCCGTATCGCCGGACCTCGATGGCTTATAACGGAAAAGGGCTAACCAGGCAAGAAAAAAGAGAAACGGCCGAGGGTGCCGCAAAGGGAATCCCATTTTATTTATTGGTAAATATTCGCGTCTTGTGCTAAGAGGTGCCCAAATGAAAAAGAGGTTCGGCATTATGGATTTGGGAAGCATGCTCGAGGCGAGCAGAGAACGGTTCGGTTCAAATATCACAATGATCTACGAAGGAAAGGCGTATTCCTACGAGGATCTCGATCGGGCCGTCAACGCCTTGGCCAACCATTTCCTCGCTTCCCGTATCGTCAAGGGCGACAAGGTGGCCCTGCTGCTCCCCAATTGCCCGGAATTTGTGATTGCCTACTTCGCCGCCGTGAAAATCGGGGCCGTCGCCGTGACCCTGAACGTCATGTCCACATCCCACGAACTGCTTCATCTTCTGAATGATTGTGAGGCGAAATGTTTGATCACGGAAGATATCCTCGCGGGAAAGTATGAAGCCATTTGCGACCAGCTCCCCTTGAATCCGGAATTGATAACCACGAAGGGGCCGGAAAGGACCTGTCTTTTCTGGGACCTGGTCAAAAGAGGCAACCCGTCCCTCGACAGAACGGAAATGGACCCGGATGATCCGGCTGTCATAATTTACACGGCGGGTTTGACGGGAGAGCCTCTTGGGGCGGTTCTCACGCACAGGAACCTCCTCAGCCAGTCAACCCTGGTCCGTGATTTATACCAGTCAACGGAAAGAGATCGCAGTCTGGCCGTGATCCCCCTCTTCCATTCCTTTGGCGCCGCCGTGAATATGCTGGCGGCTCTCCGTGTCGGCGCCGGTATCGTACTGATGGATCGTTTCAGCGTCGAGGCGATCCTCAAGAGCATCGAACAGGATAAAGTAACCTATATCGCCGCCGTACCACGTCTCTTCCTGGCCTTGGCCATGAGTCCGGATGTCGGCAATTACGACACCCGTTCTCTCAGTTTCTGCATTACCGGGGGCTCTGCCATGCCGCCTGAATATATTCCCATGTTCGAGCAGAAATTTCCGGTTATCCTGCGAGAAGGTTACGGCCTGACGGAAGCTTCTCCCGTCTGCGCCTGCCACCGGAGAGGCGAAGCCCACAAACCCGGATCGATCGGCGTAGCCATTCCGGGAGCGGAGATCAAAATCGTCGACGAGAATGGCCGGGAAGTCTCCCGCAACTCGGAAGGCGAACTCATCGTCAGGGGCGACAATGTCATGAAGGGCTATTACGGGGATGAAGCCGCCACCGCGCAGGTGATCAAAAACGGGTGGCTCCATACGGGGGATTTGGCCAAAATGGACGAAGACGGGTTCATTTTTCTCACAGGCCGAAAGAAACGCATGATCATCACCAGCGGTTACAACGTCTATCCCCGGGAGGTGGAGAGGGTGTTGGAAATGCACCCCGCCGTCACGAAGGCAAGAGTTGTCGCCAAGCAGGACCTGATGCGGGGTGAAGTCGTTAAGGCGCTGGTTGTCAAGGACCCCGATGCCGGCGGCGACGAAAAAAGCATCATGAGGCATTGCCGGTCTTATCTCTCCTCCTACAAACTCCCCCGGGAACTGGAATTTGTCGAGGAACTTGCGGACTGACGGCCGCGATCATGGATTCAGGCTGATCGTGCCGGCAAGCCGCGTTCGAATGATTGCATAAAATCGATTTTTGAAAGGAGAAGTTACATGAAAGAAGTGGTCATTGTAAGTGGAGCAAGGACAGCCGTTGGCAGCTTCGGCGGTTCGCTGAAAGGGGTGCGCACCGTTGATCTGGGCGCCCTGGTCATCAAGGAAGCAATCAAAAGGGCCGGACTGCGACCCGCCGTGAACGAGCTTATCGATTCCTGCCGCCCCGATGTTTTCGCCGGTATGGAGATGACGGATATCAACAAGAAGTATTACGATTACGAATCATCGCTGAATCCCGTATACTTCGATGAATGCAGCATGGGCAATGTCATCCAGGGGGGGCAAGGGCAAAACACGGCCCGCCAGGCATCCATTTACGCCGGCCTTCCCGAGGAAACAAACGCCATGACCGTAAACAAGATCTGCGCATCCGGTTTGAAAGCGATTACCGTCGCCGCTCAGGCTATCATGTCAGGCACTGCGGATATTATGGTTGCGGGGGGCATGGAAAACATGAGCAACGTCCCCTACCTTGTCCCCAATGCCCGCTGGGGATACCGGATGAACATGCCCTTCGGTCAAATTGTGGACATGATGGTTTATGACGGCCTGTATGAAATCTTCAACGGTTATCACATGGGAATGACGGCAGAAAATATCGCGAACAAGTACGGCCTTTCCCGTCAGGAACAGGATGAAATGGCCCTTCTCAGCCACCAGCGGGCCCGCGCCGCCATCGCCTCCGGAGCCGTCAGCGATGAAATCGTCCCCGTCGTTATTCCTTCCAAGAAGGGTGACACAATTTTCGAGGTCGACGAGAGACCCATGGAGACAAGCCTGGAAAAGATGGCAAAACTCGCCCCCGCTTTCATCAAAACCGGCACGGTTACGGCAGGCAATGCCTCCGGCATCAATGACGCGGCGGCCGCGCTTGTCGTCATGAGTGCTGAAAAGGCAAAAGAATTGGGGCTGAAGCCTCTGGCTAAAATCAAGGGTTTCGCCGCCGGCGGCGTCGATCCCGCCTATATGGGCCTCGGTCCGATTCCGGCTACCCGTAAGGTTTTCAAACAGCTCGGCCTTACCATGAAAGACATGGATATCATCGAACTGAACGAAGCCTTTGCCTGCCAGGCCATTGCCTGTATCCGAGAACTGGATGTGGACATGGACAAGTGCAACTTGAACGGCAGTGGGATCTCCATAGGCCACCCAATCGGATGCACCGGCGCCAGGATCACCTACAGCCTGGCCATGCAGATGCAGAAGAAAAACGCCGCCCTGGGTCTCGCCACGCTTTGCATCGGCGGTGGTCAGGGTATGGCAATCGTCTTGGAAAAGGTTTAATGATACGCAAACCCCTGTTATTCCGGCGCTGAGCCGGAATCCAGCCACATGAAATCACGGTTGACATGCGTCTTGCGTCCCTTCCGGGACGTAAGACGTCTTTAACCTCTAACGAAAAAACAAGGAGTCTTCCTATGGAATTCAAGAATCTCTTATTCACCCTCGAAGAGGGGGTTGCCACAATCGCCTTCAACCGGCCGAAGGCCATGAATGCCATGAACGGTGAAACCATGGGGGAACTTTACGATGCCGTTCTGACGTGCAAAAAGGACGACGCCGTCAAGGCCCTGATTCTGACCGGGGCAGGAGAAAAAGCCTTCGTCGCCGGCGCGGACATTGCCCAGATGCAGAATATGAAGCCGGCCGAAATCCTCTCCTTCATGGAACTGGGACACGAAACCCTGCGTTTGATCGAAACCATGCCCAAACCATCCATTGCCGCCGTCAACGGCTATGCCCTGGGCGGGGGAACGGAAATCACCATGGCCTGTGACATACGTTTCGCCTCCGAAAAAGCCGTATTCGGTCAGCCCGAAATCCTGCTGGGTATCATCCCCGGATGGGGTGGCACCCAACGGCTGCCGAGACTGATCGGCGTGGGCCGGGCCAAGGAACTCATCCTGAGTGGCGAGCAGATCAACGCCCAGCGGGCATTCGAGATCGGCCTGGTGAACCGCCTATATCCACCGGAATTGCTGGTCGATGAAACAAAAAAATTCGCAAGAAAACTGGCGGGCTTATCGGGTTTTGCCGTGAAAATGGCCAAACACGCCATCAATTATGGCTACGACATCTCCGTGGACAGCGCAAACCGTCTTGAAATGCAGTGCATCTCCCAGTGTTTCAGCACGGACGACCAGAAGGAAGGGATGACCGCTTTCCTGGAAAAGAGGAAGCCGGTCTTTACCGGCCGATAGTAGGGGAGCAAGGGAATATGGGACCGGATTTGATTGACAAGTTGATTATCAGGAACGAATCAAAAATTGTCTACCTCATCATGGACGGGCTGGGAGGCCTCCCCGTGGAAGAGGGAGGATGGACCGAACTGGAAACCGCCCGGACGCCCAACCTGGACGCCCTGGCCCGGAAGTCCGTCTGCGGTCTTTTGGATCCCATCGGTTACGGGATCACCCCGGGAAGCGGGCCGGCCCATTTTTCCCTGTTCGGCTACGACCCGGTCAAAACCAATGTCGGACGGGGCCTTCTGTCCGCGGCGGGCGTGGACTTTCCCATTACGGACCGGGATCTGTTCATGCGTACGAATTTTGCCACCATCGACGGGGAAGGCCGGGTCATCGACCGTCGGGCGGGCCGGATCGATACGGAGGAGAACCGGCGCATCTGCAACAAACTGAAAAACGGGATAAAACTACCGGACGGTGTCGAGGCGTTTTTTGTAACGGAAAAGGAGCACCGCGCCCTGTTCGTATTGCGAGGGAACGATCTGCGTGAAGAAATTGCTGACACGGACCCCCAAAAAACGGGAACGATTCCTCACGAGCCGGTCGCCCTGATCCCGGAAGCGGAGAAGACTTCGGTCCTTGTCCGTTCATTGATGGAGCAATGCAAATCCGTTCTGGCGGATGAGAAGAAGGCCAACATGGTTCTCTTTCGCGGCCTTCCCGCCTGCATCGTTTTCCCGGCGTAACGGAGCGATTCGGTCTTCATGCCCTGGCTATCGCCAATTACCCCATGTACAGGGGTATCGCACGGCTTCTGGGCATGACCGTCGCGCCCCCCACATCCACCATCGAGGGAGAGATCCAGGCTCTGGAAAAACATTATCCGGCCTACGATTTTTTCTTCGTCCATATCAAGCCGACCGACTCGCGGGGAGAGGACGGAGATTTCGAGGCGAAGGTCAGGGTCATTGAAGAGGTGGATACCTTCATCCCCAGGATAACGGCTTTGAATCCCGACGTGGTGATCGTAACGGGAGACCACTCCACCCCGGCAGCCATGGGCCGTCACAGTTGGCATCCCGTACCGGCCATGCTCTACGCGAAGACCTGTCGTCCCGACACCGTCATTCGATTTGGGGAAAGGGACTGCGCCGGAGGGGCCTTGGGCAGAATGCCCATGGTTTACTTGATGGGTCTGGCTCTCGCTCACGCCGGACGCCTGGAAAAATTCGGCGCGTAAAAGCGGCAGGCCGCCCCTTTTGAACCCTTCCTCTTTTGTGCTGCCGTTTCCATCGGCGTCGCTACTTCCCCCGTTTGGCCATTTCCTCGTTTCGCAATTCCTTCCGCAGAATCTTCCCCACCGCCGATTTCGGCAGTTCACTGCGGAATTCAATTTCCGTCGGCAGTTTATAGACGGCGAGCCGTGTTTTGCAGAAATCGAGGAATTCCTGATAAGTCACGGTCTCCCCCTCTTTGAGCACCACAAACACCTTCACATTTTCACCACGCCTTGGGTCGGGGATGCCGATGGCGCAGGCTTCCTGAACCTTCGGGTGGGTATAAAACACTTCGTCGATTTCCCGTGGATAGACATTGAATCCCCCGGAGAGGATCACGTCTTTTTTCCGGTCCACGATGAAAAAGTAGCCGTCCTCGTCCATGACCGCAATATCGCCTGTATAACACCAGCCGTCCCGTAAGGCGTTCTCCGTTTCGTCGGGCCTGTCCTTGTATCCCCGCATCACCTGCGGTCCCTTGATTATCAGCTCCCCCGGTTCACCGACCGGCATTTCCCGGACGCCCTGCTCGACGTCCACAATCCGCGCCAGGGTATCGGAAATGGGGATACCGACGCTTCCCACCTTCCGGGCGCCTCCGGCAAAGGGGTTGACATGGGTCACCGGCGAAGTCTCCGTCATACCGAATCCCTCCACGATCACCGCGCCCGTTATCGCTTCAAACTCCTGGATCACGTCGACGGCCAGGGGAGCGCTGCCGGAAAAGGCCCCTTTCATACATTTTATATCGGTCTTTCCAAGCCGCGGATGACCAAGAAGACCCACGTACATGGTCGGCACCAGAGGCGCGAACGTCGGCTTATACCTTTTGATGGCCTTCAGCAGGGGGTCCGGCTGAGGCTTGGGAACAAGAATTTGGGGCCAGCCCATAAACAGGGCAAAATTCATGCAGGCGGTCAAACCGAAAACATGAAAGTAGGGAAGCGCTCCCAGAACGATTTCACCCCCCCGCTCGAATTTGGGAAACCAGGCCGCCGCCTGCTGCACCTGGCGGGACAGGTTCCCGTGGGTCAATTCAACCCCCTTCGATATTCCCGTCGTCCCGCCGGTGTACTGGTACATGGCCACGTCGTCAAAGGCGATTTTCATGTCCCGTGTATAGGGTTCGTGACCGGCGATGCAGTCCTTCCAGGAAAACACATTCGGCGCGGGCTTCACTGACGCCGCCAGGCGTTTTTTCTTCGCTACCCAATGAAAGAGAAGATTCTTGGGAAAGGGGAGATAGTCTCCGATGGACGTGATGACGATCTGCCTGATCTTCGTTCTGGACCGGAGATCGATCATGCGGTTCCCCAAAAGGTCAATGGAAATCAACACTTTGGCGCCAGAATCGTTGAACTGGTATTCCAGTTCCCGGTCCGAGTACAGGGGGTTGTTCATGACCGTGACGGCCCCTATTTTCATGATCGCGTAATAGGCGACGACACAGGGAATCATATTGGGGAGGAGGATCGCCACGGCGTCGCCCCGCTTGACGCCGAATGAAACGAGGCAGCCGGCAAAGCGGTCGATCATGTCCTGCATCCGGCGAAAAGACAACCGATAGCCCTCGAACACAAGGGCCGTCCGGTCGGGAAAATGCCGAACCGTCCGCTCCAGGATTTCGGGCAGGCATATTTCCTCGTACCGGATGGACTCGGGCACGCCCTGTTCGTAGTGCTTCAGCCAGGGTTTTTTTAAATAGGGACTGTCCGCTTCCATCATGCCCCTCTCAAGTCGTATATAGGCCCGGATTCAGGAAAAAGCACGATCGCATCGGGGAATTCCCAGGTATCGGTTTTTCCTTCATCCGTTATGGGACGCGACATGTGAGATCAGGTTAAAAGGTATAGTTCAGCGTCATGGCGCCGCCCCAGAGATGCCCGTCCGCCTCCAGGGCAACCCGGGGATCCCCGCCGCCCTTTTCATACGTGTCGTTCAGGTTCGCGCTTTCCCCCTTGATTTTACGCTTCTCGGGAATCCAGGTGTACTGGATTGTCGCATCGACGCTGATACGGCCAAAATTCAGGCCCGTGCCCAGGGCAAACGTATGCTTGTCCGCATCGGGCCACTGGATGTCCATCGTGCGGTCCGGGATGGGGGTCGGGTCGTAGAGGTAAGACCCGCGAAGGGCGATCATCGTGTTGACTTTCCATTCGGCTCCAAGGCGGAACTGGATCGTATCGTCCCAGTCCCGTTTAAAGTATTCGGATGTTTTGGCCGGGTTCATCGGTCCCAGGGCCGGCACATTGAGGAAGGGACGGTTGAATTTCACGGTGTACCCGTCTATGACGGACCAGTGGGTCCACGTCACATCGGCCTCAATCGAAATTTTCTCACTGGGGATATAGCGGATCCCCGCCTGGATCTGCTCCGGGTGGTCAATTTCGGTTTTGGCGCGCACCTTTGTGTTGGACAACGGCACGGTCAATGGGCCTCCTTCCGTCATAACGGTGATTTCCCCTCCCACCCCTTTCATCTTCGTCGTTCCCTCGAACTTCGTATCCGTTCTTCCCCGGTAGGTGAGGCCGAAAACCAGGAAATCAACCGGTTTATACATGAGTCCCACATTGAAGGACCAGTTGAAATCGTCATCCAGTTCGGTGATGACACGCTTGTTGTGAAGCGAAGAAAGGGGTGAAAAGGCGCGGCGCTCCACGCCGCTTTTGGATTTCCCGAAAGACAGCCCCGCGCCGACGGAAAATTTGTCGTGGAACTTGTAGGCGAGGGTCGGTGAAACGACCTCCCGCAAATAGTAGGAGCGATAGGAATTATACGAACCGGGATTGCAGCAAAAACCGGAACCCAACCCCGTGGCGGCCACATCCTTCTTCCATTGGATGTCCAGGCCATAGGGAACGTAGGCGGCCACGCCGGCGGAGAATCCCTCCCCGATGGGCATGGCGAATCCCAGATGGGGAACAACGAGAAGTCGCGACTGATCGTACATGTTCGCAGGACCAACGACACCGTCAGGCACATAATCCATACCGGTCACCCGATAATCGTAGACCCGTATGACCGGCTTCACGACGTTCGCCCCCATAGAAAGCGTGGGTTTTTCGATCTGGGTCAGGCCCGCAGGGTTGTAATAGGCTGCAAACGGATCGTCTGCATAGGCGCTGAAGGCACCACCCAGGGCCGTGGCCTTGGCGCCGATACCGTAAGTATCGACATTGCCCGCCCTCACCGTTACGGTTGCCACCAAGACAGCCAGGACCATGATGGCAAAAGAGACCAATCCCTTTCTCATCTTCCTTCCCCCTCTCTTGATTTGATCATGGAACAAGAATCTGCGCTCCCGCATCACCGTTTCGCCCGGCAAGCGTACAACCTGGCACCGTTTCAGAAAAGAAGACCCCCGTCCCCCTGTCGGCGCTACATGGCATGAAGGGATGGTTGCTGAAAACTTGAGATTCCTTAACACGGGGAGATTTCGGAATGCAAGGGGGAATCCTTTTCCTCCCCCAAGGGGATACGGACAAAAACGCCCCCTGAGGATGATCCTTCAGGGGGCGCCTGTCGTTTGCTTGAAGCAAACCGTTTTTCTATTCCAGTCCCATCGCTTCCCAGACGATTTCGGCGATATCCCGGGCCGTCATGCTCTCTTCCTTGTTGCGGTCCTTGATGCCGTCGCTCATCATGGTCAGGCAGAACGGGCATCCAACGGCGATCGTGTCGGCCCCTGCGGCAATTGCGTGATCCGTCCGCATATCATTGATGCGTTCACCGATATCCTCCTCCATCCACATGCGAGCCCCCCCCGCGCCGCAGCAGAAGCTCCGGGCCAGGTTGCGGTCCATCTCCGTGATCCTCATGCCGGGTACGGCCTTGAGGATCCGGCGGGGCTGATCGTAAATGTCGTTGTACCGGCCGAGGAAACAGGAATCGTGATACGTGAAGCTCCCTTCCACGGGTTTTTTCAGGGTGATTCTACCCTTCGCAATCAGATCCGCAATGATCTCCGAATGATGGTAGACCTCATAGTTCCCACCGAAATGGGGGTAATCCTTCTTCAGGGCGTTATAGCCGTGGGGACAGGTGGCGATGATCTTCTTCACATCGTAGCCCGCCATGGTTTCGATGTTCATCTGGGCCATGGTCTGGTAGAGGTACTCGTTCCCGCCGCGCATGGCCGAATCGCCGCAGCACCCCTCTTCCGTACCCAGGATGGCAAAGCTGACACCCGCCGCCTGAAGGATCTTCGCGAAAGCCACGGTCACCTTCTTACCCCGGTCATCGAACGAGCCCGAACAGCCGACGTAGAAGAGGTATTCCACATTCCGGTCTTCCGCCAGGGTCTTGACACCCAGATCCGCCGCCCAGTCGGCTCGCAAATGGGCGCCGATACCCCAGGGGTTGCTGTTGTTTTCCATGTTCCGGAAGGTCAGCTGGAGTTCCGGCGCGAAATCCGCCTCCATCAGAACCTTGTACTGGCGCATGCCGACCACCTTCGGCACATGTTCGATGTCGGCAGGACAGTGCTCCATACAGTACATGCAGTTCGTACAGGCCCACAGTTCATGGAGATCGATCTGCTCCCCGACCAGGGCTTTTTCTCCCCCGGCGGCGGGTTTCAGACCGTCCACAAAATTGTCCACCCTTTCCAGCCATCGACAGAAGAAACCCTGTTTGGGAGAGGTCTTGGGATTCCCCTCCCCATCGGTTTCCACAACCGCCTTCCTTTCCGCAATCGCCTCCGGG is a genomic window containing:
- a CDS encoding (Fe-S)-binding protein, with the protein product MEHTTFSVGNEGRQVFWNADYFEPVLFFFTAIALAIMAYGFYRRWRMWKAVGKAEPENRFENRGERLKYLLKNVVLQANTSKELYPGVMHGLIFFGFFVLIWGAAFDATEFHITEPLGWAFLRGNFYLIFSLIMEIFGVCVLVGALMAIDRRYLAKPDRLGYRGKPDSGPDDAIVLLLLVAIILTGFIIEALRIHVTKPPWEIWSVVGYGVSKMFAGVELGTAKAMHKWTWWIHAFMSLGFIAYIPYSRLLHIYTTPANQYMKTMLPVGQIEPIRDFENAESFGAGQIQDFTWKQIFDGDACTECGRCQDGCPAYLSGKPLSPKKLTQDIKNYWLEKAPEAIAERKAVVETDGEGNPKTSPKQGFFCRWLERVDNFVDGLKPAAGGEKALVGEQIDLHELWACTNCMYCMEHCPADIEHVPKVVGMRQYKVLMEADFAPELQLTFRNMENNSNPWGIGAHLRADWAADLGVKTLAEDRNVEYLFYVGCSGSFDDRGKKVTVAFAKILQAAGVSFAILGTEEGCCGDSAMRGGNEYLYQTMAQMNIETMAGYDVKKIIATCPHGYNALKKDYPHFGGNYEVYHHSEIIADLIAKGRITLKKPVEGSFTYHDSCFLGRYNDIYDQPRRILKAVPGMRITEMDRNLARSFCCGAGGARMWMEEDIGERINDMRTDHAIAAGADTIAVGCPFCLTMMSDGIKDRNKEESMTARDIAEIVWEAMGLE